TGGCCCTGTCGCGCTATGAAATGGAACGCCTGGGCGAAGAGATCGTCGACGAGCTGACCGGCTACGGCCCGTTGGAAGTGTTGCTGCGCGACCCGAGCGTCACCGAGATCCTGGTCAACGGGCCGTACCGGGTGTTCGTCGAGCGCGCTGGCCTGTTGCAGCAGACCGACCTGCGCTTCATCGATGCCCACCATGTGGAGCGGGTGATGCAGCGCATCCTTGCGCCGCTGGGCCGGCGCCTGGACGAGTCCTCGCCGATGGTCGACGCACGCATGCCCGACGGCAGCCGGGTCAATGCGATCATCCCGCCGGTGGCGCTGGACGGTCCGTGCCTGTCGATCCGCAAGTTCCGCCAGGACATGCTCAAGAGCGCCGACCTGCTGGCCACCCGGGCCATCGACCAGGCCATCTTCGACTTCCTCGAACGCGCCGTGGGTCGGCGCTGCAACATCCTCGTCAGCGGTGGCACCGGCACCGGCAAGACCACGATGCTCAACATCCTCAGCCAGATGATCGCGCCCCAGGAACGCCTGGTGACCATCGAGGACGTGGCCGAGCTGCAGATGCACCACCCCCATGTGGTGCGCTTGGAGACCCGCCCGCCGAACGCCGAGGGCCACGGCGAGATCAAGGCCAGCGAGCTGATCCGCAACGCTCTGCGCATGCGCCCCGACCGGATCGTGCTCGGCGAGATCCGCGGCGCCGAGGTGGTCGATGTGCTCACCGCGATGAACACCGGCCACGACGGCTCGATGAGCACCGTGCATGCCAACAGCGCGCAGGACGCCCTGCTGCGTCTTGAGACTCTGGTCGGCCTGACCGGCCGCCAGGTGGCCGAGAAGACCTTGCGGCAGATGATCTGCGCGGCGCTGGACGTGGTGATCCAGCTGACCCGCCTGGCCGATGGCCGGCGTTGCGTGAGCGAGGTGCTGGAAGTGGTCGGGGTGCGTGACGATGTCTACGTCACCAGTACGCTGTTCCGCCTCGACCGGCGCAGTGGCGATGGCTTCCTGCGCGACGCGCCGCACCCCTCAGGGGCCAAGTTGCGCCATGAGGGAATACTGTAATGGGCCCGCTGCTGCTGGCCCTCTCGCCGCTGTGCCTGGGCATGGCGCTGCTGATGTTCCGCCTGGGCCTGCACAAGCGGGGCGAGGAGCGCATCCTCCTGCGCCTGGGGCGGGCCTACCGCGCAGTGCGCCTGGGCAATGCCCGGCGCGACTGGCTCGACCCGCTGCTGCAACGGGCGGGCCTGGCCCATGGCGAGGTTTCCCCACGCAACTGGCTGCTGGCCTGGTTGGGGCTGACGTTGCTGGCGGGGCTCGCCGCGGGCTGGGTGGCAGCGCTGATGGCACTGCTTGGCTTGCCCCTGCTGGGCTACTTCTACCTGAGCTGGCGTTGCCGGCGGCAACTGCGCCAGATCATCGAACAACTGCCGGGCCTGCTCGACTACAGCGTGCGTAGCCTCAAGGCCGGGCGCACCCTCAGCGACGCGGTGCTGGGTGGCGTCGAAGCCACCCGCGAGCCGCTGCGCTCGGCGATGCTGCGGGTGCGCCGCAACGTGCAGCTGGGCGTGCCGCTGGACGATGCGGTCAGCGAACTGGCCGAGCTCTACGGCCAGGACGAATTGCGCATGTTCGCCCTGGGCCTGCGTATCAACCAGCGCCATGGCGGTAATGCCAGCGAGCTGATGGAGAACCTGATCAAGCTGATCCGCGAGCACGAGCAGGGCGACCGTCAACTGCGGGCGATGACCGGCGAGACGCGCATCACGGCATGGATCCTCGGCGCCTTGCCCTTGGGCATGGTCGGCTACTTCCTGTTCGCCAACCCCGGTTACCTGATGGCCATGTGGCGCGACAGCCACGGGCAGATGATGCTGCTGTTCGCCTTTGCCCTGCAGGCCGTCGGTTGCCTGGTGCTGTGGCGCATGATGAGGAGTCTCTGACCATGGCCTTGATGCTCAGCGCGCTGTGCCTGTTTGCCGGTTTCGTGCTGCTGGCGCTGCAACTGGCCTGGCAGTGGCGGGCGCGGCAGCGGGTCGCGCGGCGCCTGCAAGGGCGCATGGCCCGTGACGAGCGGCTGGGGGACTGGTTGCAGTGGCTGGGCAGCAGCCCGCTAGGGCGGCGCCTGCAGCGGCTGGATGGCGAAACCCAGGCGCTGCTCGACCGCCTCGGCTGGCGGCGCAGCCGGCAGCGTGCACTGTTCGCGGCCGTGCAGCTGGGATTGCCGTTGCTGGCGATGATTGTGGTGTTGGTCATGGTGCATGGCTTGCCGGGGGAGCGGCGCGGGCATTGGGTCGTGCTGGTGCTGTGCGCGCTGGGCGCCGGCTACCTGCTGCCCAAGCGCCTGCTGGCGGCAGCGGCGGCGCGGCGGCAGCGGCGGATCGCCCGGGAGGTGAGTGTGCTGATCCCGCTGTTGCGCATCCTTTTCGAAACCGGGTTGGCAGTGGAGCAGGCCCTGCGGGTACTGGCCCAGGAAGGGCGCAGCCTGGTACCGAACATCAGCGACGAGTTGCGCCTGGTGCTGCAGCGGGTCGACTCGGGCCTGGCTTTGGGCCCGGAGCTGGAGAAAAGCGCGCGCCTGCTGGCGGTGGATGAGCTGATCGACACCTGCGTGATCCTTCAGCAATTGCTGGTGCAGGGCAGTGGCTCGATGAAGTCGCTGCTGGCGCTCAAGGAACTGCTCGACGACCGGCGCCTGACCGGACTACAGGAGCGGGTATCGAAGATGTCGGCGAAGATGTCGGCGGTGATGATGGTGTTCCTGTTCCCGGCCTTGCTGATTGTCCTGGCCGGGCCGGGTTTTTCCGCCTTGGCGCGGGCATTGGGGTCCTGAGGGGGAAACGGATGAGAGCGATCATGGTGTTCACCGGCCTGTTGCTGCTGACCGGGTGTGCCGGGCAGCAGCCCGACAGCCTGGCCCGGCTGTTCAATGGCGGCGCCTGCGGCAAGCCTGACGCCGACCAGCAACTGAGCCTGGACATGGCCGACCAGATGATCGACGAGGGTCGCCCCCATGCCGGCCTGGCGCATCTGGAACAGTTGCCCGACACGCTGGAAGCGGTGCGCTTGCGCAAGGCCAAGGTGCTGCGCCAGCTCGGGCGCAGCGACGCCGAGCCGCTGTACCGCAGCCTGCTGGGTGGCTGCCTGGCGGCTGAGGGCGAGCATGGCCTGGGCCAGCTGGCCTCGGCCCGCGGCGACGATGTGCAGGCCCTGCGCCACCTGCAGCGCGCGGCGCGCCTGGCGCCCACCGACGAAAAGGTGCGCAACGACCTGGGGGTGGTGCAGATGAACCTGGGGCATCACGAGGAGGCGCGTTTCGAGCTGCTCACCGCCATCGAACTGAAGGATGACAATCCGCTGCCGGCGCTCAACCTGGTGACCTTGGCGCTGGTGCAGGACAACTGGCGCCAGGCCGAGGACCTGGTGAACCGGCTGCGTCTGGGGCCCGCGCAGTTCGCCGAGGCCCAGGCGCGGGCACAGCAGATCAGGTCCACCGGGCGCGGTCCGCTGGCCAGCACGGCGCCGTCCACTTCGTTGCTCAATTGATCGGAGGTGACCATGTGCAAACCCTGGATCGTCCTGGCCTGTCTTGCCCTGTCGCCGGTCAGTTGGGCGCAGGAGCCGCCCCGGCAGCCACGCCCGCAGACCGCCACCGAAGCGCTGTTGCAGGTCCAGGCCAGCAACCGTCAGGGGTCACGGATACCCCAGGTGCAGACCGACAAGGAGCGCGACCAGGCGATGCAGCGCTGGCTGGACAGCTACAAGTACGCGATCCCGGACTTCTACCGCTGGACCAAGGTCAATTCCTCCAACAACTGACGTGTAGGCGCCAGCCTTGCTGGCGAACCGCGGCTCACATCGAACTACCGTGTGGAACCGTTCGCCAGCAAGGCTGGCTCCTACAGGTCTGCAGCGGCTATTCACCCTGTAGGAGCCGGCTTGCCGGCGAACCATTCGCGCCTTGGAATACGCTGGGGTGCCGTTCGCCAGCAAGCTGGCGCCTACGATACGGCTCAGTGGGTGGTGAACCGCTGGTGCACCGGCGACGACCGCGGCGTCAAGGCCAGGGCCAGTTGCGTGCGGTTGTGCATGTGGGTCAGGCGCAGCACCTGCGACACATAGAGCTTCACGGTGTTCTCGGTGATGCCCAGCTCGCAGGCGATCTGGTAGTTGGTCTTGCCCTTGCTCACCAGCTTGGCCACCTCCAGCTGGCGCGGCGACAGCTTCTCGAACGCCGGTGGCAGTTCGGCCTCGCCTTCGTCGGTGTCGGTGGCACGGCGGTGAGCGCCCTGCCCACGGGCCTTCTCCAGGTCCTGATAAAGATCGTCGATGGACTCGGCCAGCTCCTGCAGGCGCTGGTTCAGGCTGCCCAGCTCGCGGAAGTTGCGCCGCCGCTCCAGCAACGCCTGCTCCTGGCGGCGCACGCCCTCGAGCAACTCGTCCAGGTCCATGGGCTTTTGGTAATAATCTGCAAAACCTTCGCGCAGGGCGCGGATCACATCCTGCTTGTCGGCCCGGCCGGTCAGCATGATCGCCTCGAACATGCGCTGCGGCCCGGTCATCTGTTTCAGCGCACGGACCAGCTCGATGCCATCACGGTCAGGCATGTGCAGGTCGCAAAGAATCAGGCCGATGGCTTCGTCGGCCTTGTAGCATTCGATGGCCTCGGCCGTGGAATGGGCCGCTACGCAGCGATATCCCTCGCTTTCGAGGAACTCGCATAACTCTTCGACGATCATCGGCTGGTCATCGACAACCAGCATCTTCACCTCACTGATGGTTTTGCTCACGTTCAACTCCCTGTGAATGCGGCCCTGCTCCCGGGCCAGACGCTCTGGCAGGAAGAAAAGTAGTCGCACTTTGCAATTATGTATATGGACTGTAGACCGGTTCCGACCGCTGGGCCGATTATTGGATCCACACGGCGGTCAGCAGGAAGCCCGCCAGCACATAAGGCGCAAAGGGCTGCTTGTCACCCACTTCTTCGGCGAGTTTTTGCAGGCGTTTCTTCACTTTCGGGTTGAGCAGGGTCCACAGCCGGCGCCTGCCGAACATCCAGGCCAGCACGGTGATCCCGGCGCCGATGAAGGTGCCGAGCACGTATTGCGGGCTGGTGGCCAGGGCCAGGGCGCCCATCAGCTTGACGTCGCCAGCACCGAAGCGGCCGAGCATGTAGCCGGGCAGGGTGAGCAGCATGACGATGGCCAGGGCCCAGCCGGCCTCGCTGGCGTCGGCGCCGATCCAGCTGTGGCCGGTGGCGAACAGCCAGGCCAGGGCGCAGCCCGCGACACCCAGGGTGAGGGTGTTGGAAATCTGCCGTTCACGGACATCTTGTTCAGTACACAAGGCAAGCCACATCAGGAGAACAATGCTTTGCATTGGCAGAATGCCATCCCTATTCGTTGAACGGTTCTATGCTGTCAAACAGGTCTCACAGTCAGGGTAGACGCGATCATGAAAGCAAGCCCGGCGGGACGGCAAAAAGGCGCGGCAGCCATCGAGTTTGTCGCGGTATTCATGGTGTTTTTCGCGGTGTTCTACGGTTTGGTGAGCTACACCCTGCCGATGCTGATGCTGCAGTCGTTCAACCAGGCCAGCAGCGAGGCGGTGCGCCGCTGCGTGGCGGTGGACCCGAGCAGCCAGACCTACGAGCTGGACGTGCAGGGCCTGGCCCGCCAGGTGATCGGCCAGCAGCTGTCGTGGATGCCCAATGCGCTCGGTTTCAACCTGCTCACCGACACCCGGATCAGCGTGGGCACCGACAAGGTGCTGACCGTGGTCATCGACTATCCGCGCACGCGCCTTACCCGTGTGCTGCCCACCTTGGTACTGCCGGTGGTCGGCGAGGTGCCCAAGCTGCCCGACCGGTTGCAGGCCCAGGCGAGCCTCCAGCTATGAGTGGCGGGCTGTTCGACCGTTGGCGCGCAGCGCCTCCATCCGCCGTTGAACCACAAGCCTTGCCCGCCGTGGGCCTGCAACTGCTGCTTGACGATCACGCGCAGGTTCTGCGCCTGTCCGGGCCGTTGCGCACCTTGCTGGCCTTGCCAGGGCGGCCGGGCGCGCGCCTGC
This genomic stretch from Pseudomonas entomophila L48 harbors:
- a CDS encoding CpaF family protein, with the translated sequence MSSEEPFGGPRHAASDPQVLKRALHRHVIDAIEDSGRNLLEGARPVLSQFVLEQVGDYVARLRLALSRYEMERLGEEIVDELTGYGPLEVLLRDPSVTEILVNGPYRVFVERAGLLQQTDLRFIDAHHVERVMQRILAPLGRRLDESSPMVDARMPDGSRVNAIIPPVALDGPCLSIRKFRQDMLKSADLLATRAIDQAIFDFLERAVGRRCNILVSGGTGTGKTTMLNILSQMIAPQERLVTIEDVAELQMHHPHVVRLETRPPNAEGHGEIKASELIRNALRMRPDRIVLGEIRGAEVVDVLTAMNTGHDGSMSTVHANSAQDALLRLETLVGLTGRQVAEKTLRQMICAALDVVIQLTRLADGRRCVSEVLEVVGVRDDVYVTSTLFRLDRRSGDGFLRDAPHPSGAKLRHEGIL
- a CDS encoding type II secretion system F family protein, with the translated sequence MGPLLLALSPLCLGMALLMFRLGLHKRGEERILLRLGRAYRAVRLGNARRDWLDPLLQRAGLAHGEVSPRNWLLAWLGLTLLAGLAAGWVAALMALLGLPLLGYFYLSWRCRRQLRQIIEQLPGLLDYSVRSLKAGRTLSDAVLGGVEATREPLRSAMLRVRRNVQLGVPLDDAVSELAELYGQDELRMFALGLRINQRHGGNASELMENLIKLIREHEQGDRQLRAMTGETRITAWILGALPLGMVGYFLFANPGYLMAMWRDSHGQMMLLFAFALQAVGCLVLWRMMRSL
- a CDS encoding type II secretion system F family protein, producing MALMLSALCLFAGFVLLALQLAWQWRARQRVARRLQGRMARDERLGDWLQWLGSSPLGRRLQRLDGETQALLDRLGWRRSRQRALFAAVQLGLPLLAMIVVLVMVHGLPGERRGHWVVLVLCALGAGYLLPKRLLAAAAARRQRRIAREVSVLIPLLRILFETGLAVEQALRVLAQEGRSLVPNISDELRLVLQRVDSGLALGPELEKSARLLAVDELIDTCVILQQLLVQGSGSMKSLLALKELLDDRRLTGLQERVSKMSAKMSAVMMVFLFPALLIVLAGPGFSALARALGS
- a CDS encoding tetratricopeptide repeat protein, which encodes MRAIMVFTGLLLLTGCAGQQPDSLARLFNGGACGKPDADQQLSLDMADQMIDEGRPHAGLAHLEQLPDTLEAVRLRKAKVLRQLGRSDAEPLYRSLLGGCLAAEGEHGLGQLASARGDDVQALRHLQRAARLAPTDEKVRNDLGVVQMNLGHHEEARFELLTAIELKDDNPLPALNLVTLALVQDNWRQAEDLVNRLRLGPAQFAEAQARAQQIRSTGRGPLASTAPSTSLLN
- a CDS encoding DUF3613 domain-containing protein, whose amino-acid sequence is MCKPWIVLACLALSPVSWAQEPPRQPRPQTATEALLQVQASNRQGSRIPQVQTDKERDQAMQRWLDSYKYAIPDFYRWTKVNSSNN
- a CDS encoding response regulator transcription factor, whose translation is MLVVDDQPMIVEELCEFLESEGYRCVAAHSTAEAIECYKADEAIGLILCDLHMPDRDGIELVRALKQMTGPQRMFEAIMLTGRADKQDVIRALREGFADYYQKPMDLDELLEGVRRQEQALLERRRNFRELGSLNQRLQELAESIDDLYQDLEKARGQGAHRRATDTDEGEAELPPAFEKLSPRQLEVAKLVSKGKTNYQIACELGITENTVKLYVSQVLRLTHMHNRTQLALALTPRSSPVHQRFTTH
- a CDS encoding A24 family peptidase; the protein is MQSIVLLMWLALCTEQDVRERQISNTLTLGVAGCALAWLFATGHSWIGADASEAGWALAIVMLLTLPGYMLGRFGAGDVKLMGALALATSPQYVLGTFIGAGITVLAWMFGRRRLWTLLNPKVKKRLQKLAEEVGDKQPFAPYVLAGFLLTAVWIQ
- a CDS encoding TadE/TadG family type IV pilus assembly protein: MKASPAGRQKGAAAIEFVAVFMVFFAVFYGLVSYTLPMLMLQSFNQASSEAVRRCVAVDPSSQTYELDVQGLARQVIGQQLSWMPNALGFNLLTDTRISVGTDKVLTVVIDYPRTRLTRVLPTLVLPVVGEVPKLPDRLQAQASLQL